GCCACGTCGGCGGAATCCATGTCCGAGCCGTCATGGAACTTGATGCCCTGGCGCAGGGCAATGGTGTAGGTCAGGCCGTCGCTGCTGATCTGCGGCATGCTGTCGGCCAACAGCGGCGTGGTGTTCCACTTGGCGTCGAAGGTGTACAGCGTTTCGAAGATGTGCTGGGTCAGGATCCCGACCAGGTCGGCCGTGCTGGCCATCGGGTCCAGGGTGGGCGGTTCGCCGATGGTGGCAACCACGATGGTGCCGCCCTTGACCGGCGCGGCGCCAAGCGCCGGGGCCGACAGGGCCGCCAGGCCGATCGCACCGGCGGCCAGCAGGCCGCGCAGCCCGCCACGGCGCCGGAAGGTACAGAAGTTCATGGGTCTGTCTCCAGTGGGGGTCAACAACACGCCGTGGCGGTCAGAAGCAGGTGGGCGCCACGCCGGTGATCCGGTACTGCTCGTCTACCAGCAATACCTGCCGCCATTTATCGAATGTCAGGCAGGGGTGGGAAATATCGAAGGCAATCATGTCGCCGACCTGGATGTCGTCGCCGGCATCGATGTCCAGGAAGGCGTGCTGGTCCATCATGGCGGTCAGCTTCCAGTGGCCGGGCGCGGGCAGGGGCGCCGCGCTGCCGGGCCGGTAATGCACGGCCGGCACCGGCAGCCCGGCATCGAACGCCGCGTCGCGCTTGCCCAGCGCCACGATGGCGCGGCGCTGCTCGGGCACCGACTGCACATAGGCCCACACCTGCAGGGCCGGCTGCAGGCCGGGATCCAGCCGGCGCGCCACCGGGTTGTGCGCGGCGATGCGCTCGGCCGCGCTGCGGTAGATGCCCACGTCGTGCGACAGATAACAGCCCGGGCGCAGCACGATATCCAGCGGCATGCCGATATCCAGGCCCGAGAACTCTTCGGCCACCACGTCGAACCAGGCCGAGCCCGCGCCGGATATCAGCGCCGGGCCGTCCTGGCGCAGCCGCCCGTCGGCCGCCAGGTCGCGCAGGGTGTTCACCGCGCGCCGCATGAATGCGCGGATGCTGTCTTCATCCTGCAGCACGCCTTCGTACACCTCGACCCCGGCCAGGGCCAGGGCCTGCGGCCAGCGCTCCAGTTCGGCCAGCAGCGCGCGCAATTGCGCCTCGTCGCGCACGCCGGTGCGCCCGCCGGCCACGCCCAGCTCGATCAGCACCGGCAGCCGCAGGCCCTGTCCGGCAAAGTAGTCGCCCAGCCGGGCGGCGTTGGCGGCCGAATCGACCAGGCAGAAATACGTAAACCCCGGATCGCGCAGCAAGTCGGCCACCATGGCCATGTTGGCCCGGCCCACCAGCTGGTTGGCCATCAGCACCGTGCGTATTCCGTGGCGGTAGGCCGCGCGCGTCTGCGGCGCCGTGGCCAGCGTGATGCCCCAGGCGCCGCCCTGCAACTGGCGATGGAACAGCGCCGGGCTCATGGTGGTCTTGCCGTGCGGCGCCAGCTTGACGCGGTAGGCCTCCATGAAGCGCTGCATCCATTGCAGGTTGTGGCGCATGCGCGCTTCGTACAGCACGGCTACCGGCAGGCTGACGTCTTCGCGCAGCAGGTTCCAGTCCAGCGCCGCCGACTGGTCCGCCGGCCAGCCGGCGGGGAAGGCGCCCAGGCCTTTGCCGTCGGCATCCAAAGGCATGCCGGTGTCGGAGGGGGCGGGCGGGGAAGTTTCCATGGCGCGGGTGTCTTGAAAAAAATTACCGTCAAATCACTAGATTGTGATTATTATGAAAATAATTTACATATGGCAGTTGGGAGTTTCCCGTATCCCGGCGGCCGGGCGGCCCCGGCGGGGCGGCAGGGCAGCCATGGTGTAATGGCTGTTTTGGCCGCCTTGCGGCCTGCTGTCATTCCGCCGCCATGAGCAACGATCTGTTCGCCGCCGATCCCGCGCACCGGCCCTACGTTCCGCTGGCCGAGCGCCTGCGTCCGCGCACGCTGTCCGACGTGGTCGGCCAGTCGCATCTGCTGGGCCCCGACAAGCCGCTGCGCGTCGCCTTCGAGTCGGGCCGCCCGCATTCCATGATCTTCTGGGGGCCGCCCGGCGTCGGCAAGACCACGCTGGCGCGGCTGATGGCCGACAGCTTCGACGCCCAGTTCATCGCCATTTCGGCGGTGCTGGGCGGGGTCAAGGACATCCGCGATGCCGTGGCCGTCGCGCAGGTGGCGCAAGGGCAGGGCCGCCGCACCATCCTGTTCGTGGACGAAGTCCACCGCTTCAACAAGGCCCAGCAGGATGCCTTCCTGCCCTACGTCGAAAGCGGCTTGTTCACCTTCATCGGCGCCACCACCGAAAACCCCTCGTTCGAGGTGAATTCGGCCCTGTTGTCGCGGGCGCGCGTTTATGTGCTGCAGTCGCTCAACGCCGAAGAGCTGCAGCAGCTGATCGACCGTGCCGTGCAGGCCCTGAACGACGGCCGCGAGGCCGAAGCCCGGGTGCGCTTCACGCCCGACGCGCGCGAACAGCTGGCGGCCTGGGCCGACGGCGATGCGCGCCGCCTGATCAGCGCCGTGGAAGTCGTGGCCGAGTCGGCCCAGGCGGCCGGGCGCGACGAGGTCGACGCCGACTGGCTTGAAACTTCGCTGTCGCAGAACCTGCGCCGCTTCGACAAGGGCGGCGACGCCTTCTACGACCAGATCAGCGCGCTGCACAAGGCCGTGCGCGGCTCCGATCCCGACGCCGCGCTGTACTGGCTGGCCCGCATGCTCGATGGCGGCGCCGATCCCAAATACATGGCGCGCCGCCTGGTGCGCATGGCCATCGAAGACATCGGCCTGGCCGATCCGCGCGCCACCGAGCTGGCCATCAACGGCGCCGACATCTACGAACGGCTGGGCTCGCCCGAAGGCGAGCTGGCGCTGGCGCAGGCCGTGGTGTACCTGGCCTGCGCGGCCAAGTCCAATGCCGTGTACAACGCCTACAATGCCGCCCGCAAGTTCGCCGCCGAACACGGCAGCGCGCCGGTGCCCATGCACCTGCGCAATGCGCCCACCAAGCTGATGAAACAGCTGGGCCACGGCCATGCCTATCGCTACGCCCACGACGAGCCGCATGGCTACGCCGCGGGCGAGCAGTATTTTCCCGACGGCGTCAAAGCCACCTTCTATCGGCCGACCGATCGCGGCCTGGAAGCTAAAATCCAGCAAAAGCTGGCGTTCCTGCGCGAACTCGACGCCCAGGAACGCGCCAGGCAGCGGTAAGTGCTTCGTGTCCGCCGCCTTTCGTCAACCCTTACTCTGTCGCCCATGCTAGATCCGATACTGCTGCGCAAAGACCTGCAAACCGTCGTAGGCCGCCTGAAAACCCGCGGCGTCGACTTCGACACGCAACGATTCAACGAACTGGAATCGCGCCGCAAGGCCGTCCAGACCGAAACCGAATCCCTGCAGGCGCGCCGCAACGCATTGGCCAAGCAGATCGGCCAGCTCAAGGCGCAAGGCCAGGATGCCTCGGCGGTGCTGGCCGAATCGCAGGCCATTCCGGCCCGCCTGAAGCAGCTCGAAGACGACCTGGCCGCCGTGCAGCAGTCGCTTGGCGACCTGCTGATGGCGGTGCCCAACCTGCCGCACGACAGCGTGCCGGCTGGCGCATCGGCCGACGACAACGTCGAAGTGCGCCGCTGGCTGCCGGTGCAGCCGGCCGCCGACGGCAACCCGCCGCCGCTGCCGTTCGAGCCCAAAGACCACGTCGCGCTGGGCGAGCCGCTGGGGCTCGATTTCGACACGGCGGCCAAGCTGTCGGGCGCCCGCTTTTCGTTCATGCGCGGCCCGGTGGCGCGCCTGCACCGCGCCCTGGCCCAGTTCATGCTGGACCTGCAAACCGGGCAGCACGGCTATACCGAGTGCTATACGCCGTACATCGTCAACAGTTCCACACTGTACGGCACGGGCCAATTGCCCAAGTTCAAGGACGACATGTTCTTCGTCACCAGGGGCGGCGAAGACGACGACCCCAAAGTCGACGAGCGCGGCAACGTGCTGGCGCGCGAAGACCAGTACCTGATTTCCACGTCCGAGATCACCCTGACCAGCGTGGCGCGCGACAGCATCATTCCCGCGGCCGACCTGCCGGTGCGCCTGACCGCGCACACGCCGTGCTTCCGGTCCGAAGCGGGCAGCGGCGGGCGCGATACGCGCGGCATGATCCGCCAGCACCAATTCGACAAGGTCGAGATGGTGCAGATCGTCCACCCCGAAACCTCTTACCAGGCGCTGGAAGACATGGTGGGCCACGCCGAGCATGTGCTGCAGCTGCTCGAATTGCCGTATCGCGTGGTGCTGCTGTGCACCGGCGACATGGGCTTCGGTGCGGCCAAAACCTACGACCTGGAAGTCTGGCTGCCCGCCCAGAACACCTGGCGCGAAATCTCGTCGGTGTCCAACTGCGAGACCTTCCAGGCGCGGCGCATGCAGGCGCGCTTCCGGGCCGCGCAAGGCAAGCCCGACTACGTGCACACGCTCAACGGCTCGGGCCTGGCCGTGGGCCGCGCCCTGGTCGCCGTGCTGGAAAACCACCAGCAGGCCGACGGCAGCATTGTGGTGCCCAAGGTGCTGCAGCCCTACATGGGCGGGCTGACCGTGCTGCAGCCCTAGCGGGTTCCCCCCAGGTGTCTGACTCCGCAGGTGTCAGACACCACTGCGCGCCATGGTTGCCTCATTTGTGCGGTGTCTGACACCCTTCGGGAGCCAGACACCTGCCGGCCACCCGCCCCGGCGCCGACTTCCATTTCCGGACACACGGCCGTCATATTCCTGTCGTGTCGGCCGGTTATCCTGCCCGTCATTCCCCGGTCTTTGATGTCAGCAATTGTATGCGGCTAAAAAAGGGCCGCATCTTTAAGGCACAATATGCGCCGGTACGCCGCAGGCGGTTTTGTCGTCAATGAATTGGGGAGATGACTCAACATGAGTTCCAGGATGATCGGTGATTTTCGCGTGCGTTGCGATGTCGTTGAAGACGGAGCGCAGGGCTTTCAGGTGCGGATCTGGACTCGCCGCATCGGAGGCAACGCGCCCGAAAAGAGCTGGACCGTACCGGGCCAGCAGCCGTTCGCAACACGCCTCGAAGCCGAGCAGCGCAGCCTGCAGGTATTCGAGGGCATCAATGGAGTGCGATTCAATGGTGAACCGGAGTTCGCGCACGCGTCCGCATAATGGCTGGTGGCGCGCGCCCAGCGCCCCGCGCCGCCTGCCCGACCCGCCGGCCTCGGGCCGGCGCCCGGCGGGCTGAAGGGCGTAGGCCAGGGCCCCATGCGGGGGCCCGGCCATAAAAAAGGCTGCCCGTGGGCAGCCTGTGAAAAACGGGCGGCGCTACACCGCCCGTGCACCGAAACGCCAGAGGGCGTCAGTCGTCGTAGCGGTGATGGCCGCGGCCGTGTTTCCAGTGCTTCTTGTGATAGTGGCGATCGCCGTGGCGGCCACCGTAGTAGTACACCGGCGCGGGGTACACATAGCGCGGGCGATACACCGGCGCGGGTTGGTAGTACACCGGCGGGGGCGGCGCCACGTAGACAGGCTGCGGCGCCACATAAACCGGCGCGGGAATCATTATTCCCGGGATGCCGATGGCCACGCCGATGTCGACGCGTGCCATGGCGGCGCTCGAGATCAGCAGCCCCGCGGCTCCGATTCCGGCTATGAACCATTTTTTCATGTGCACCTGCCTTGCTGCGCAAGCAGCCGAGTTGATATGACGGCCCTATTGTCGGGTTTTTCCCCCGGCAGAACGTGAGCGGATCTGCGTCAATGGCGACAATCCGCAACACGGTGGCGAACGGCCCGGGCCGGCTTGCTGCGGTGCAAGGCAGGCATCCCGGCAGGGCGAAGGCGCGCGGTGTAATCGACTGAAATCGGGCATTGCCAGGGTGGCGGGCGCTATTTTGTTACATTCATGCACCAAGCGGCGTGCCCGCGTGCGGCCATTGCGCAACAGTCCGCGGCAGGGGCGCGCGGCGGTGCGAATGCCGGGTTTGTCGATATACTTTGGCGATGCAGACCAAAATCCACGATCTCAAGCCTGGCTACTACTGGTACACCATGGCATCGGACCCGCTGGCCGTCATCCACATCCACGACGACGGCGGGGCAACCCTGATGGGCACCGATTACCGCATGGAAGCCCAGGGCGTGGCCCAGATGATCCAGCAGGGCGAACGCTTTTTCTGGATCGAACCCCCGGCGCTGTAGGCCCGCGCCGCGCCCTGGCCGCCGGTCAGGGCCGCGCCCAGTCCGCCAGTTCCGGGTAGTTCGACGGAAACAGCGCGCGCCTGGTTTCGTCGTCGTTCACCCGCTTGAATTCATGGTCCTTGCCCACCGCGCGGGCGCGCGCTGCGGCGGGGCGCGCATCAATGGCCTGGAACCAGCGCTTGATGTTCGGATAGGCCGCCAGCGGGTCTTGTTCGCCTTTCAGCACGCGCGAGGCGCGGTCCAGCCAGCCCCAGCCCGACATGTCGGCAATCGTATAGGCGTCGCCCACGATGTAGTCGCGGCCGGCCAGGTGCGTATCCAGCACCCGGTAATGGCGTTCCGCCTCGCGCCGGTAGCGGTTGGCCGCGTAGTCGTTGCCTTCCGGCGCCGCGAACTGGAAATGCACCGCCTGCCCAGAGAACGGGCCCAGGCCCGTGCCCAGGAAAAACAGCCACGACAGCAGTTCCGGCCGGTCGGCGGGCGCGCCCATGAACTGGCCGGTTTTCTCGCCCAGGTACAGCAGGATGGCGCTCGAATCGAACACCCGCGCCGCGTGGCCGCCCGGCCCTTCGGTATCGACAATGGCCGGCACCTTGCCATTGGGATTGATGGCGCGAAACGCCGCCGCGTGCTGCTCGCCCTTGCTGGTATCCACCGGCGCCACTTCATAGGCCAGCCCGGCTTCTTCCAGGAACAGCGCGACCTTGGCGGGGTTGGGGGTGGGGTGGAAATAAAAACGGATCATCGGTAGTCTCCATGCCGGACGTTCGGGAATGAGGGAACGATTCTAGATCGGTTGATCTAGAATAAAGCATGAACCCCGGCGCGGCAAGATCGCCCGCCCTTGCAAGGACAACATCATGGCCCGGCCACGAGAATTCAACGAAACGGCAGTGCTCGACGCGGCGGTGGGCTGCTTCTGGGCGCGCGGCTTCGAGGCGACCTCGGTACGCGAACTGGCCGAATCCATGGGCATTACCGGCGCCAGCCTGTACAACGCGTTCGGCGACAAGCGCTCGCTGTACCGGCGCGCGCTCGACCACTACGTGGAAACCAGCTTCAGCGCGCGGGTCCGGCGCGTCGAGCCGCTGCCGCCGTGCGAGGCCCTGGCCGCGTTCTTTGCCGACATCGTCGAACGCTCGCTGGCGGACCGCCAGCGCAAGGGCTGCATGATCATCAATTCGGCGCTGGAAGTCGCGCCGCACGACCCGGAATTCCAGCAAGTGGTGGCCGGTGTCCTGGCCCGCATCGAGGCGTTTTTCCTGCGCTGCGTCACCGCCGGCCAGCAGGCCGGCGTCATCACGGCGGCCCAGCCGGCCGACGACCTGGCCCGCCTGCTGCTGAGCGTGCTGATGGGCGTGCGCGTCATGGCGCGCACCCGGCCCGAGCGCGAACTGCTGGAAGGCATGGTGCGCCCGGCGCTGGCGCTGCTGGCGGCGTAGCCCAGGCAGGTTGCCGCGCGCCTTATGGCACGGTCTTGCCCATCAGTTCGAAAATGCCGTCGATGCCGAACTGCACGCCCATGCATATCAGCAGGAATCCCATGATGCGCGAGACCGCGTCGATGCCCGACTCGCCCAGCACATGAACCACCCGCTCGGCGCTGCGCAGGCAGATCCAGAACAGCAGCGCCACCAGTATCGCCACGGAAATCACCGCCAGGTGGTGGATGGGCTGCAGTCCGCCGTGGCTTTGCAGCGCCGAGGCGCTGCTGATGATCAGCGCGATGGTGCCCGGCCCGGCCGTGCCCGGCAGGGCCAGCGGAATGAATGCGATGTCGCGCGGTTTCGGGCGCTGCGGGCCGTGCGGCGTGGCCACGTGCACGCTGGGCTCATCCGGCGCCATGTCGAGCTGTACCGAGGCCTCGGTCTGGCTGGGAAACAGCATGCCGAAGCCGATGTAGGCCACGATCAGGCCGCCGGCGATGCGCAGGCCCGGAATCGAGATGCCGAAGCCCGACATGATGGCGTTGCCGGCGTAGAAGCACACCAGAATGATGGCCGCCACGTAAATGGTTGCGCGGTCGATCTGGCGATTGCGTTCCTGGGTGGTGTAGCCCCGGCTCAGGGCCAGCAGCAGCGTGGTGCTGGTCAGCGGGTTGGCCACGGGCAGCAGCGCCACCAGGCCCAGCCCGACATACTTCAGATATTCGAGTAGCAAGCGGACTCCTGGTGAAATGCCGGCGCTGGCCGGCGCCGGACCGATGGCCGGCCGGGCGGTGCAGGCCATGGTAGCACCGGACGGCGCGCCGCCGCGCATGTGGCCGTAATATCACTTCGGTTAGCATCGCGGCGAACCTCAAACACATACCCTGCATATATGGCCGATTCCGCACCGCGCGACACCCGTCCCTGGACGGTTTTCCTGGTCTTCCTGCGCCTGGGCCTGACCTCGTTCGGCGGGCCGGTGGCCCACCTGGGTTATTTCCATGCCGAGTTCGTGGCGCGGCGGCGCTGGCTCAGCGAGCACGCCTATGCCGACCTGGTGGCGCTGTGCCAATTCCTGCCGGGGCCGGCCAGCAGCCAGGTGGGCATGGCCCTGGGGCTGTCGCGCGCGGGCTACCTGGGGGCGCTGGCCGCCTGGGCCGGCTTCACGCTGCCCTCGGCCGCGCTGCTGGTGCTGTTCGCCCTGGGCATCTCGCACTTCGGGCAGGCATTGGCGCCGGGAGTGCTGCACGGCCTGAAAGTCGTCGCCGTGGCGGTGGTGGCGCAGGCGGTCTGGAACATGGCGCGCAGCCTGTGCACCGATGCGCGGCGCGTCGGCATCATGGTCGCCGCCGCGTGCGCCGCCGCATTGCTGCCTTATGCCTGGACGCAGGTGGGCATCCTGGCGGCGGCCGCGCTGGCCGGCCGTCTGTGGCTGGCCTCGTCCAGTCCGGCGGCGCACCAGGCGTTGCCCATCGCCGTGGGGCGCCGCGCCGGGGGCGCCTGGCTGCTGCTGTTCGCGGCGCTGCTGGCGGGCCTGCCGCTGGCCGCCGCCGTGTTTCCCAGCCATGTATTGGCGCTGGTCGACGCCTTTTACCGCGCCGGTTCGCTGGTGTTCGGCGGCGGCCATGTGGTGCTGCCGCTGCTGCAGGCCGAAGTGGTGCCGCCGGGCTGGGTCGGCAACGATGTCTTCCTGGCCGGCTATGGCGCGGCCCAGGCCGTTCCGGGGCCGCTGTTCACTTTCGCCGCCTTCCTGGGCGCCTCGCTGCAGGGCCAGCCCTCGGGCTGGCTGGGCGGCATGCTGTGCCTGGCGGCGATCTTCCTGCCGTCGTTCCTGCTGGTGGCCGGCGCGCTGCCGTTCTGGGAAAGCCTGCGGCGCGGCCCGCGCGCCAGGTCGGTGCTGGCCGGCGTCAATGCCGCGGTAGTGGGTCTGCTGGCGGCCGCCCTGTACCAGCCGGTCTGGACCAGCGCCATCCTGCGGCCGGCGGACTTCGCCCTGGCCCTGCTGGCGCTGGCCGCGCTGACGGCCTGGAAGCTGCCCGCCTGGCTGGTGGTGGCCGGCTGCGCCGTGCTGGGCGCTTTGCTGGCCACCTGGCCGGCATAGCGCCCGGCAGCTAGGCAGCGGCCAGGGCAGGGTCGCGCGGAAAGTGCAGGCGCACGCACAGCCCGGGCTGCGCGTTGCCCAGTTCCAGGCGGCCGCCATGCAGCCGGGCAATCGCCATGACGGTAGCCAGGCCCAGGCCGTAGCCCGGCACGTGGCGATGGGCCCGATAGAACCGTTCGCCGATGCGCCCCATTTTTTCGGGTGGAATGCCGGGGCCGTTGTCGATGACGGTCAGCCGGGTTTCCTGGGCGGTCTGCACGGTCTCGATACGGATGCGCGCCGCGTCGCCGGCGTACTTCAAGGCGTTGTCCACCAGGGTGGCGATGGCGCCGGCCAGCAAGTCGGGGTCGCCCAGCAGCGGCGCGGGGCCGTCGCCGTGAAAGGTCAGCACCGCCTGCCGGTCTTCGGCCACGGCTTCGTACAGCTCGGCCACATCGCGCGCAATGACGTCCAGCCGCAGCGGTTCGAAATGCTTGCGCCGCGTGCCCGATTCCAGCTCGGCGATCTGCAGCAGCTTTTCCGATACCTTCACCAGGTCTTCCAGTTCGGCCTGCAGGCCATCGACCCGCGCCCGGATGTCCGCGCGCGAGTCCTGGTTCCAGTCGATCGTGCGCAGCCGCACCAGCATGCGCGTCAGGGGCGTGCGCAACTGGTGCGCCACGGCGTCCGACACATTGCGCACGCCGTGCATCAGCAGCTCGATGCGGTCCAGCATGCGGTTGATGTCGTTGGACAGCAGCGCGAACTCGTCCTGCCTGGGGTGCGCCGGAATGCGCTGCCCCAGTTCGCCGGCGCCGATCTGCGCCGCCGTGCGCCGGATGACCTCGACGCGGCGCTG
This genomic window from Bordetella petrii contains:
- a CDS encoding sensor histidine kinase, with translation MMGRLARWLRAIWSSVAFRLTLNYSILALLASLLSLFFMYYQSVKILEAQFSRQVQITSQRMNAHFEQGGLAGLAREISLEMADHVNTDTEMFMLLDPAGRMLAGNIAWDPSDAPLNGSGVMRSVQLRGQPVHGYLVARKLRDGSTLIIGHDLRDLYELTDLIQKVSLVATGVIALLVLLGAALFRRVLQRRVEVIRRTAAQIGAGELGQRIPAHPRQDEFALLSNDINRMLDRIELLMHGVRNVSDAVAHQLRTPLTRMLVRLRTIDWNQDSRADIRARVDGLQAELEDLVKVSEKLLQIAELESGTRRKHFEPLRLDVIARDVAELYEAVAEDRQAVLTFHGDGPAPLLGDPDLLAGAIATLVDNALKYAGDAARIRIETVQTAQETRLTVIDNGPGIPPEKMGRIGERFYRAHRHVPGYGLGLATVMAIARLHGGRLELGNAQPGLCVRLHFPRDPALAAA
- the chrA gene encoding chromate efflux transporter: MADSAPRDTRPWTVFLVFLRLGLTSFGGPVAHLGYFHAEFVARRRWLSEHAYADLVALCQFLPGPASSQVGMALGLSRAGYLGALAAWAGFTLPSAALLVLFALGISHFGQALAPGVLHGLKVVAVAVVAQAVWNMARSLCTDARRVGIMVAAACAAALLPYAWTQVGILAAAALAGRLWLASSSPAAHQALPIAVGRRAGGAWLLLFAALLAGLPLAAAVFPSHVLALVDAFYRAGSLVFGGGHVVLPLLQAEVVPPGWVGNDVFLAGYGAAQAVPGPLFTFAAFLGASLQGQPSGWLGGMLCLAAIFLPSFLLVAGALPFWESLRRGPRARSVLAGVNAAVVGLLAAALYQPVWTSAILRPADFALALLALAALTAWKLPAWLVVAGCAVLGALLATWPA
- a CDS encoding TetR/AcrR family transcriptional regulator → MARPREFNETAVLDAAVGCFWARGFEATSVRELAESMGITGASLYNAFGDKRSLYRRALDHYVETSFSARVRRVEPLPPCEALAAFFADIVERSLADRQRKGCMIINSALEVAPHDPEFQQVVAGVLARIEAFFLRCVTAGQQAGVITAAQPADDLARLLLSVLMGVRVMARTRPERELLEGMVRPALALLAA
- a CDS encoding virulence factor; this encodes MKKWFIAGIGAAGLLISSAAMARVDIGVAIGIPGIMIPAPVYVAPQPVYVAPPPPVYYQPAPVYRPRYVYPAPVYYYGGRHGDRHYHKKHWKHGRGHHRYDD
- a CDS encoding glutathione S-transferase family protein translates to MIRFYFHPTPNPAKVALFLEEAGLAYEVAPVDTSKGEQHAAAFRAINPNGKVPAIVDTEGPGGHAARVFDSSAILLYLGEKTGQFMGAPADRPELLSWLFFLGTGLGPFSGQAVHFQFAAPEGNDYAANRYRREAERHYRVLDTHLAGRDYIVGDAYTIADMSGWGWLDRASRVLKGEQDPLAAYPNIKRWFQAIDARPAAARARAVGKDHEFKRVNDDETRRALFPSNYPELADWARP
- a CDS encoding replication-associated recombination protein A, with protein sequence MSNDLFAADPAHRPYVPLAERLRPRTLSDVVGQSHLLGPDKPLRVAFESGRPHSMIFWGPPGVGKTTLARLMADSFDAQFIAISAVLGGVKDIRDAVAVAQVAQGQGRRTILFVDEVHRFNKAQQDAFLPYVESGLFTFIGATTENPSFEVNSALLSRARVYVLQSLNAEELQQLIDRAVQALNDGREAEARVRFTPDAREQLAAWADGDARRLISAVEVVAESAQAAGRDEVDADWLETSLSQNLRRFDKGGDAFYDQISALHKAVRGSDPDAALYWLARMLDGGADPKYMARRLVRMAIEDIGLADPRATELAINGADIYERLGSPEGELALAQAVVYLACAAKSNAVYNAYNAARKFAAEHGSAPVPMHLRNAPTKLMKQLGHGHAYRYAHDEPHGYAAGEQYFPDGVKATFYRPTDRGLEAKIQQKLAFLRELDAQERARQR
- a CDS encoding amino acid deaminase, which codes for METSPPAPSDTGMPLDADGKGLGAFPAGWPADQSAALDWNLLREDVSLPVAVLYEARMRHNLQWMQRFMEAYRVKLAPHGKTTMSPALFHRQLQGGAWGITLATAPQTRAAYRHGIRTVLMANQLVGRANMAMVADLLRDPGFTYFCLVDSAANAARLGDYFAGQGLRLPVLIELGVAGGRTGVRDEAQLRALLAELERWPQALALAGVEVYEGVLQDEDSIRAFMRRAVNTLRDLAADGRLRQDGPALISGAGSAWFDVVAEEFSGLDIGMPLDIVLRPGCYLSHDVGIYRSAAERIAAHNPVARRLDPGLQPALQVWAYVQSVPEQRRAIVALGKRDAAFDAGLPVPAVHYRPGSAAPLPAPGHWKLTAMMDQHAFLDIDAGDDIQVGDMIAFDISHPCLTFDKWRQVLLVDEQYRITGVAPTCF
- the serS gene encoding serine--tRNA ligase, giving the protein MLDPILLRKDLQTVVGRLKTRGVDFDTQRFNELESRRKAVQTETESLQARRNALAKQIGQLKAQGQDASAVLAESQAIPARLKQLEDDLAAVQQSLGDLLMAVPNLPHDSVPAGASADDNVEVRRWLPVQPAADGNPPPLPFEPKDHVALGEPLGLDFDTAAKLSGARFSFMRGPVARLHRALAQFMLDLQTGQHGYTECYTPYIVNSSTLYGTGQLPKFKDDMFFVTRGGEDDDPKVDERGNVLAREDQYLISTSEITLTSVARDSIIPAADLPVRLTAHTPCFRSEAGSGGRDTRGMIRQHQFDKVEMVQIVHPETSYQALEDMVGHAEHVLQLLELPYRVVLLCTGDMGFGAAKTYDLEVWLPAQNTWREISSVSNCETFQARRMQARFRAAQGKPDYVHTLNGSGLAVGRALVAVLENHQQADGSIVVPKVLQPYMGGLTVLQP
- a CDS encoding MarC family NAAT transporter; translation: MLLEYLKYVGLGLVALLPVANPLTSTTLLLALSRGYTTQERNRQIDRATIYVAAIILVCFYAGNAIMSGFGISIPGLRIAGGLIVAYIGFGMLFPSQTEASVQLDMAPDEPSVHVATPHGPQRPKPRDIAFIPLALPGTAGPGTIALIISSASALQSHGGLQPIHHLAVISVAILVALLFWICLRSAERVVHVLGESGIDAVSRIMGFLLICMGVQFGIDGIFELMGKTVP